One Stratiformator vulcanicus genomic window, GGCTGATCGGAATCCCAATCGCATTTGAAGCGCGGTTCGAACGTCAACCTTCCGCGGATGAGGAGCAGTTGCAACAACTCGCGGCGTTTATTGACGGCAACGTCTATCGTCTCGACGAGCAGCAGCAGGCGACCCTCTCCGAAATCGGCGAGTCGCTGCGAGATCGGTTGGCAGCGCTTCGGGTCGAAAACTCGAAGTCATTTCTTGACCAATATGCGGCCAAGACCGGTGCTGAGGCCGAACTGTCCGCAGTCGTTGACGGCGGCGATCCCCTCCCTCTTGCTGAATTACCTGAAGGATCGACGGTCGATGCGATCATTAAATCGACAAACGGGTCCGCTGAGGCGTGGGAGCGTTTTTCGGTACTGCACGACTCAATCGCCGAGCGAGTTCATGAGCAGAAGCGACTGGGGAAATTCGAGATCGGCGAACTCAGCCAGGAAACCGAAGCCGCTCGCCAGGAGGTTCTCGACGCGGAACGCGAAACCGGTCAGCGGGCCGACGCAATTCGGGGCGAGGCGGTCGAGAAGATTGTGTTCCTCGACGCACTCGAAGACTCGATGGAGAGCAACGACCAACTCGCCTCCGCATTCACAAGACGATTTGGCGAGTCACGCCCGCAGGCCGCAGCGGCGTTTTCGAAGTTGGCTAAAGAAGCGAACGACGAAGTCGAAGCAGCCGCCGAGCCGGTGCGGGCCGAGTTGAAAGAATTGTTGGCATCGCTGACCGGCGAAGCACGCCGAGCCGTTGATAGCTATTTGGAGACTGAGAAACGGCTAAAGTTTCCCAACGAGGAGATCGTTCAGAAGATCGAATCGTTGAAACAGATGAACGAGCCGTACGCTCTCGTATTTGAGATAGCTGGAGGTCCGGGCGTGCCCGAAACGGTTTCCGCTCCGATCGCGGAAATCATCAGGGCCTATCCTGCGAATCAACTTACGACGCAGGGGCGGGCCGGCGTTTATTTTTCTCGTTGGGGTGAGTTCCTGACGACCGAGCCCCGCGAAGCGAATACCGAGGGCGGGGTTCTTCCGGCGATCTGGGGGACGGTCGCGATGACGCTCGTCATGACGATCGCGGTCGTTCCGTTCGGCGTACTCGCGGCACTGTATCTCCGCGAATACGCGAAGGGCGGCGTGATCGTCAGCATCATTCGCATCGCAGTCAACAATCTCGCGGGCGTGCCAAGCATCGTGTTCGGCGTGTTCGGGCTGGGCTTCCTGATCTACACGATCGGCTCATTTATCGACGGTGGACCGAAAGAAATCGGATTGCGTCCATGGAGTGGGCCGATTTGGATCGGGGTACTCCTCGCTTGGGCTGTGATTTTCGCGGGCGGCGTGGGGTTATGGTTCAGCGTCCTTCGCGCCAGTTGGCAGAGTGCCGGTTGGACCCAGCGTGCGATTCTGTGCGGCGTGATCGGTGTCTGGGCGACTGCCGTATTCGGTGGATTGTTTGTGATTCTCGGGCACGTGCCGTTTTTCGACGGGTTCTTTCGAGCCAGTCCAAGCCCCGTCTTCGGTGGCGGCGGCGTTCTCTGGGCCTCGTTGACGCTGGCACTGCTGACTCTGCCTGTCGTGATCGTGGCGACCGAAGAGGCGCTCTCAGCCGTCCCCAATACAATGCGAGAGGGTTCATACGCGTGCGGCGCCAGCAAATGGCAAACGATCAAGAAAATTGTTCTGCCGCGGGCCTTGCCCGGCATTCTGACCGGAACAATTCTCGCCGTCGCGCGAGGAGCCGGCGAAGTCGCGCCGCTGATGCTCGTCGGAGCGGTCAAGTACGCACCGGAACTGCCGATCGATACCGAGCCGCCGTTCCTCCACGTCGAACGACGGTTTATGCATCTCGGCTATCATATATTCGACGTCGGAATGCTCAGTCCCGATGTCGAAGCCGCCAAACCGATGGTCTTTACGACGACGCTGTTACTAATCACCCTGGTCGCTTTACTCAACGTGGCGGCGATCTGGCTCCGCAGTAAATTAAGGGCTAAGTTCAAAGGCAATTCGTTTTAATTGACCGCCCCGTCATGTGTTCGTGACAGATCACGAAACATCGTTTCGAAGCAAATTTCGTCGATAGCTCGCATTAAACCGAAGCCGCCTCCGACCGAACCCGATTCCACCTAGTGATTGTTAGATCGATGGCACAACCGAATTTTGGTTCCGAACTTCGTTCCCCGGCTGACGGCATGGGTGCCGGGCTGCTCGGCGGTGGTCCGGCCGTTTCTGATGACCAGTCCAATGACCCGCAGTCGCGGCTGGAGGCGATCGAACGGGGCGAATCGTTTCCCGCCGACGTGCATCGCGCCACGCTTGAGGAAACACACGTCCTCGATATCGAGGAGTTCAATTTATGGTACGGCGAGAAAAAAGCCCTGTTCGATGTCTCGATGGGCATCGCACTGAATAAGGTGACCGCCCTGATCGGGCCGTCCGGTTGCGGTAAGAGTACGTTGCTTCGATGCGTTAATCGGATGAATGACTTGCTCGACAACGTGCGTATTGAAGGCCAAATGAAGCTCAACGGAGACTCGATCTACGACCCCGCCGTCGATGTGATCGAGTTGCGAAAACGAATGGGCATGGTGTTTCAAAAGCCGAATCCCTTCCCGATGAGTATTTTTGAAAACGTCGTTTACCCCCTGCGAATCGATGGGGAACGACGGCGATCACTTTTGGAAGAAGTGTGCGAACGCAGTTTGCGCGGAGCGGCGCTTTGGGACGAAGTGAAAGACCGGCTTAAAGAGAGTGCCCTTGGTCTTTCGGGCGGACAACAGCAGCGGCTGTGCATTGCGCGGGCGATCGCCGCGGAGCCGGAAGTTCTACTGTTGGACGAACCCTGCTCCGCACTTGATCCGGTCGCGACGGGGAAAATTGAAGATCTCATTCAGGAACTGCGCGGCGAGTATTCGATTCTCATCGTGACTCACAACATGCAGCAGGCGTCTCGCATCAGCGATTACACCGCGTTTATGTACTTGGGCCGCATGATGGAATATGGCCCGACGGCCGATATTTTTACCGCCCCGCACTTGCCCGAGACAACCGCCTACGTCACCGGTCGATTCGGCTGATGATTGCCGACGATAAAAATCGTCGATTCGATAAAAATATCTATCGAAGGTCTTTTGGAGTCCAAAGCTGCTCGAGCTGACCGACTCCCACCACATTGTCGCCGGCGACTTCTTCGCCCCGCTGAAACTCAGCCCATGCGGCCACAGGCAGCGTGACATGCGCGATGGCCGCGGTGGGTAAATGGCAGGCTTGGCCGGTCAGCACGGTGACAAGGTTCTCCAGACCGGGGTTGTGGGCAATCAGAAGTACCCGCCGGGCCACGCCCCCTTCGGCCGCAATCGTATTAACGTGTGTCGTCCAGTCAGCGAGATAAAGGTCCTCAAGATATCGGACCTCAGGCTCATGATCTTCGACTTCGCGAAGCGTGTTTAAGAATAATTCGGTTGTCTCTCGCGTCCGCTTCGAAGTCGATGACAGAACCAGGTCCGGCAGGAGCCCGGCCTGCGCGAGCTGCCGGGCCATGAGCGGAGCCTCCCGTCGGCCGCGGTCCTTCAGCGGGCGATCGAAATCAGAAAGCGTCTCATCGTCCCGCGAAGCTTTCGCGTGCCGCATGATCAACCATTCGAGGTCGGCGGTGTCGTCCGACATGCTTAATTCTCCGCCGCACGGTAAGGCTCGAAGACCGTGCGACGTGCCTGCTCGGTTTCTCGCATTCGTTCGACAGCCTGATCATTTAAGATCGCTTGGCTTCGAATGGGGTCGCCCTCGCTCTTGACTCGCTCATACTCGCCGTTGGAGAGAAGTCGTCGGCTCTTGACGTTCTCTTTGAAATACAAATCAAGAATTCGTGAGAGGCGTTTGCGGTGCGTTCGCCGCTCGACGGGTACGAGTAATTCGACCCGGCGATCAAGATTCCGCGGCATCCAATCGGCGCTGGAAATATAAAATAACTCATCGCCGCCATGATGAAACTGCAGAATGCGAGCGTGTTCCAGGTACCGATCGATAATGCTGACGACGCGGATATTCTCGCTCAGACCGGGAATTCCGGGCCGGAGGCAGCACACACCGCGAACGTTGAGATCGACTTTGACCCCCGCCGTCGATGCTTCGTAAAGGGCATCGATCAACTCCGGGTCGACGACGGCGTTGAGTTTCACGCGAATGCGGGCCTTGAGTCCTTGACGGGCCCGATGCGTTTCCGCCTCGATTAATTCGCGAACCCGATCCCGCAGGCCCAACGGCGCCGCTTCCAACTTGCGAAATTGCTGTGGCTGGGAATAACCGGTGATGGCGTTAAAGAAACTGATCGCATCGGCGGCCAGGTCGTCGTTGCATGTCAGCAGGCTCGCGTCGCTGTAAATCCTCGCAGTCTTCTCATTGTAGTTGCCGGTGCCGAAGTGCAGGTAACGTCGGATGCCCGCCGGTTCGCGACGGACGACCACGCAGACTTTCGCGTGAGTTTTTAAGCCGCGCACGCCGTAGACGACCTGCACACCGGCGCGCTCCAAATCTTCGGCCCGAGCGATATTTCGCTCTTCGTCGAATCGGGCTTTCAATTCAACGATCGCCGTGACTGCTTTACCCGCTTCGGCAGCGAGGGCCAGTGCGGCGACGATTGGGCTGTTGCGGCTGGTCCGGTAAAGAGTTTGTTTAATCGCGAGAACGTCAGGATCGGCCGCGGCCTCTTCGATAAAGCGGACGACCGGCGAGAAGCTTTCGTAAGGATGGTAAAGCAAAACGTCGCCATCGGCGATTGTCTCGAAAATTGACCGGGTCGGGTCAATCGCGGGTGAGGGATGCGAGGTCCAGTCCGGATATCTCAAGTGGCCGAATCCGCGTTGCTCGGCCACCGGGAAGAACGCGGAGAGATCGAGCGGGCCCGGGATCTTTAATACATCGGCCGAGTCGACGCGGAGACCGGCCTGCAGGAACTCGACGAGCTCTTCGCTTGCGTTGTCTTCGATCTCCAGCCTGACACAATGGCTTTCTTTTCGAGCCTCAAGGACTCCGCGCATCTCACCGAGGAGGTCCGAGGCGGCGTCCTCACGCACGCTCAGATCGGCGTCGAGCGTGACCCGAAATGCCACGACTTCGACGACGGGTGTCCCCGCAAAAAACCGCTCAACAAACATCCGCACGGCGTCTTCAAGCAGAATAAAAGAGTATCCCCCGTCGGAGGGCACTGTAATGACGCGTGAGCCGGCAGTCCCAAAAGGAATAATGGCATACCGAGTCTGTGGCTCGGTCGACGGCGGTTCGGCCGGGTCATTCGGTTCGTCGGTCGGGCGGTCTCTGAATGGGCGATTGGGATCAACCGAGAGTTTCACGCACAGATTCATCGTCCCGCCGGTCGGTCGCGGGAACGGTGCTTCGTCGACGACCGCCATTGGTGTGTAAACGCCGTAAATCTCGTTCGAGAACAATCGCTCCAGAACTCGCGACTGATCGGGATTGGCGTTGTTGTGATCGACTCGCGTGAGTCTCGACTCCGCGAGCAATTTCATTAAGCTGTCGAACAAGCCGTATTGATCGCGGGTCATCTCCGCAACGCGTTCGCGAATGGCCGAGAGTTGTTCGGAAGGAGTCATGCCGCTCGGGTCGCGCTTCGCAACGCCGCTGTGGGCGAGTTGCTGCAACCCGCCGACCCGAACTTTATAAAACTCGTCGAGGTTGGACGACGTGATCGCCAGAAATTTTAATTGCTCCAACGGCGGCACTTCGCCGTCAGCTGCTTCATCGAGCACGCGCTGATTGAACTCGAGCCAACTCAGCTCTCGATTCAAGTATCGTTTTTCCTCAGTCGCCATTTCAGTGAGTTTAACTCCAACGAATGTTCAATCGATTTTCGAACGGCTCAAATTAATGGCAACGCTCGATATATGTCGCGTGAGTTCGAGTGGTCGACTCATGCTTAACGGCTCTGACGCTAAGGTCGGCGCTCTCGTGAAGCGGTTCTGAGCAGCACACGACGACCAAAAACTTCTTCGAACAGCGTGCCGCTTTGGTTAATGGCCAGTTGTTCGAGCGATAGGTCGTCGACGTCGTCGACCGTAATCAGCATTCGATTTTTTTCCCACAGCACTTGGAACTCCGTGATCCGCCGGCTGTGCGATTCATCAAGGGCGATCGCGATCCGCAGCATCGCGGCCAGTTTGGCGACGACGACCCGCTCTCGACGATCGAGGGAACTGATATATTGATGCGACGGCTTCGGCGATGCCCGGCGGTGATAGCGGGCGACGAGCGCGACAAGCAGCAGCTCTTTCTTGCCCAGCCCGAACAGGTCGCTGTTTTGAATCAGGTACATCGAATGCTTGTGATAGCCCGTCGTGCCGACGTACTGCCCGATCGCATAGAGCAGCGAAGCGAGCCGCAAGATCATCCGGTATCGCCTGTCGAGCAGGTGCTCTCGCTGCATCAAATCGAATAAACGGGCCGCCAGAGAGGCGACATGCGTGGCGTGACGTTCGTCGAAGTCAAATTTGCGTCCGAGTTCGACGGCCGAATTGATCACCTGTCGGCCGGCCTGCTCGGTCCACACCCGGGTCGCTGCCAAATCGAGAAGCAGCCCGTCACGCAGATTGACGTCGGAAACGAGAACACGCGACAGGCCCAGAACGCGGGCGAGAGAGAGATTAGCCAGCAAGGCTGGTCCGAGCGTTTCGGCGTCAGGCAGCGCGAGGTGATATTCGCGCATTAACTCGTCTTCGTTCATGCCGAGCATGCGATCGGTCAGTTCGGCGAGCGCTTCGACGTTCACTTCCGTGAAGTCGCGCGGCACACATTCTCCCGCAATTTCCTGGGCGGCGAATCGCATGTCAGCACCGAGGACGACCAGTTCGGTCGACGTTCCCGGCCGCGCCTCCGGCAGTTGACGCACGATCTGACCGACCGCGCGGTCGATTTGCCGGCTCATGATCTGCCGGGCCGTCGAGGATGGCGTATGAAACTTGTCGAGCATCTCCTGCAGTCGGAGCGTGCCGAGCCGGTAATTCTGACTCGTGACGACGTCGCCGTCCTGAATGGCGACGAGTTCCGTACTTCCGCCGCCGACCTCTGTAACGATGCAATAAGCCGGGCGCAAATCTTCACGCCGCTGAAGAATGGGCAGGATGCTCAGATAGGTGACGCGGTTGGCTTCCGATTCATCGATCGGTTCGACCTGCAGACCGGTGGCACTGTAGATTCGATCGAGAAAAGTCAGGCGATTGGTCGCTTCTCTGACCGCCGAGGTGGCGACGATTCGCATCCGCTGCGGCCGGTCGGGGAGGCCGTATTGCTTCAGCAAGTGTTGATAATCTCGCAGCACACGGACGCATTGTTCGGTCGTGCCGGTCGAAATCGAGCCGTTCGTGAACGTGTCCTTACCGAGGTGGACGGCCTGAGAGAGCCGCTCGAGAATTCGCAACTCTCCGTCGGTCGTCACCTCCGCGACCGCCATGCGGACCGATGCCGTGCCGATGTCGATCACGGCGACCGGGCCTTCGGCTACTGCGGGGGTCGTGCTGGGTTTGGTTTTCGTTGGCAAGGGTCTTCGGTCCAGTTTCCGTGTGGCGCGGTCGCCATCGAGGATCGACCGGTCGCCGCACGCAGACGACAATCAGTCCTGAGTTTAACGGATCACGTCGCAATTTTCGCCTGCCGGTCGAGATGTCGGCTCAAGCAGCGGAAAACGTGGGCCGCACAATTTTTGCCAAGAATTACGCGCAACAGTCGATAGGGGATTCTCACCGATACTCTCACCCGGGATGTCGAGGTAGCCTACTTCCTGCAACTACCATCAATGGTCAGGTACGGTCAGTCGCCCGGCTGGAAGTCTTGTTGATCTTTGGCTTTGACCTCTGTCTGAGCCGAGACCATCAGCAGTCTTTCGAGTCGCGTGCATCGGTGACCGTCGGGTCGATTCAGCATGAAGACCAATGTTCTATATGTCGTCGACGTCCTCCGCGACAGCTTTTGGTTCTTACCGATCATCGCCGTCCTCGGCACGTTATCCGCGGCTTGGGGCGTCCTGCAGATCGACGAAGCCATCCGGCTCGAAGATTTGCGGGCATTCGGGTGGGAGCCGACATCGCGGGAAGCAGCCCGATTAATTCTGACGACGCTGATCGGGGCGTTGGTGTCGGTTACCGGCGTGGTGTTTTCCGTCCTGATGCTCGTGCTCGCTCAAACCTCGGCTCAACTCGGCCCGCGCGTGATTCGCACGGTGATCGGCAGCAACATTCAGCAAGGCACGCTGGCGGTGTTACTCGGAACGACTGCGTTCTGCCTTGTGACACTGCGTTCGATTCGTGACGAATTCGACTCGGCAGATCCGTTTCTCCCCGAGATCGCCCTCTCGATTTCGATCGTCGCCTTTTTCTTTTCGATCGGGATGCTGATCTACTTTGTGCATGACGTCTCGCGGATCATTCAGGTTCCGCATTTGATCGAACGCATCTCTTACGAACTTCATAAGGCGATTACCAATCGGCTCAGCGGAAACTCTCGGCAGGCTGCCTCCGAGGTAGGCCCTTCGGAAAGCTTCGCGATGTCGACGGCGATCACAACGAAGCGGTCAGGCTACGTTCAGGCCTATAGTCGTGAGGCGATCGCTTCGATTGCTGAAAAGGAAAACCTGCGGGTACGGCTTGATGTGAGGACCGGCGATTTCGTGACGACGGAGCGACCATTCGCCGAGTTTCTTGGAGATAACTCGCCGTCGCAGGATTCGATCGACAAAGTCCGGGAATCGTTAATCGTCGGACCACAAGGCACGCCACGAGACGATATCGAGACGTCAATACTGCAAATCTCGGAAATCGGGATGCGTGCGCTCTCGCCCGGGATTAACGACCCTCGCACAGCACAAATGTGCCTCGACCGTCTGACGGTCGCCCTAACCGAACTAGCCGGCCACGGCGCTGATGCCTGGCGTCCGCCACAGGAGTATCGACTGGTTGACGAACCGTCGTTCGACTTCGATCGGATGTTGAATTCCGCCTATGGAGGGATTCTGTTCTACAGTGCGGGATTTCCGCCAATCTTACAGAGCCTCGCCGATGGCCTCGAATGCATTGCGGGTAAATTAGTCCTTGACGATGCATTGCCCGCAATGCGGAGTTTTGTCGAAGAGATGCTCGATACTATTCGCAGAGAAGTGCCACCGGGCCGCTTCCGCGAAGCGATCGTCGTGCAATTAAAAAATTTAGCCGAGCAGTTGACGCCGGTGAAAGCGGATCAGGCTGAAGAGACTCCGTCGGGGGACGACCGGCATACCTCAAATGGCGACTAAAGTTGCGTTGCCATTCGAGTCACTTTTTAAATCGGATCGCTCAGAAGCGTTTCGGTAATCACGATTACCAAGAGCAGCCCCCAAGCAATTGACGCCCCGCGCCACGTCGCGATTTCTAAGACACGCGCCAGCCCGAAGTAAGGGCCGAGCCGTTGAAACATGATGCCGCCCGCGATTAATCCGACGGCGCCGAACGTTCCGAGCAGCCAGCGGGGCGACCCGTGATGGAGCATCATCTCCGCGTCGCCGGCCGGAGTGAACACGCCCAAACCGATGTAGGAGGCATTCGCCACGAGGCAATACGCGGCGAAGAAGCCCGACAGATGTCGCGTTTGAATCCAACGCCGTGGCACCGCTAATGCAACAAACAACGGGATTAAACTACCGACGATCGGGCCCGCCCACAGTGTGATGAGCGGTCGCGGGTTCGGTGATACATCGGTCCGCGAGATGGTCAGCGGATGCATCACGACCTTCGTCACCGTTCCGCCTGAGATCACCCCGCCGACAACATGCCCGCATTCATGCACGACCTGCATGCCGAGCCAGCACAGCGGGAGGAGGGCAACGCCGGTAAGGACCCCGGCAGCGACGTTGCGGGAACGGTCGTAGTTGCGATCCGTCGATGGGATCATTAATTCGCTTTGGTCCCAACGATCAGCCGCGTGTGCACATCGCAGTCGGGCAGGCAGTGAGCCAGCAATAGGATCGGGCCGTCAATCAGCATGCCGAAAAGATTTGGAGGCCAGTACCAATTCACAGGACGCCGACTGTCGGCAGCGGGTCGGTAAGGCTGCTTACGAAAATCGGGAGCCGCAGCGACGGCGTCGGCGATCTCCCAAACCGAACCGAATGGCCAGATGTAGTACGTTCGCGTGATCTCCGTGTCACGATCCGTATGAGTCGGCCTCATGTGGTCCAAGAGAAAATAAACGATCCCGGCAGATGCCGTGACCAATAAGAATTCGGGGACGAATCCGATCCGGCAGAACAACACCGCACAAATCACAAAACCGATCAAAGCGATCGCTTGGCGTAGTGACCAGATGCGGCGCCGCCTTACCTCCATTACCGACCCGGACATTAAAACCAATTTCAGGCGCTGTACCAGTCCCCAACCCTGCCTGTGGCGAATCACGAACTTGTCAGAATCCTCGTCGTAGAATCGCCAGAGTATATGATAGACCTCAGTGACCGTTTCGTCTCCTGAATGGATCGGAATATCTTCCATCGCCTCTCCGGAAGAGAGCGTCGATGCTCTCTCGGAGAATACATCATCGATCGCATCGCAAAGCGCTTGCCGTGCCTCCCAGTCGATCATTCCGAGCTCCCGGTCCGGACCTTTGATCTTCAAACTCTTAAATTCCCCACGAGGCGGCGCGCTTCCTGCCGGTGGCGCCTAAACAATTCTCCCCTCAATCCGCAATCCGCTGCGAAGCGGTGCCTTTTAAGACGTCGCCGGGGCCAACTCGGCGCGTTTCGACGCGATGAGTTCCAGCAGCGCTTTCTGCGGATCGGCGAACTTCTTAAGACCTTCTTCCATCAGGGTCTTTTCGAGGTGTTCGAAGTCGACCTTTTCGTCGATCTCGGCCAGCACTTCCTGCGGCGGGAAATGGTCGACGGTGCGCTCGAAGGTCTTGCCTTCCATTTCCTGAATCGCGGCGTTCGTCTCCGGCGGGTTGGTTTGGATGTCCGACCCGGCCAGAGCCGAGACGTACTTGTCTTCGCTGTCGCCTTCGAGCTTCCGCCCGGTGCTGGCGAAGATCATCTCCTGATTGAGTCCCAATCCTTTGTCGGCCCAAAATTCGTTGTTCATCTTCCAAATGCGTTTCGCGTTCAC contains:
- a CDS encoding Ppx/GppA phosphatase family protein; translation: MPTKTKPSTTPAVAEGPVAVIDIGTASVRMAVAEVTTDGELRILERLSQAVHLGKDTFTNGSISTGTTEQCVRVLRDYQHLLKQYGLPDRPQRMRIVATSAVREATNRLTFLDRIYSATGLQVEPIDESEANRVTYLSILPILQRREDLRPAYCIVTEVGGGSTELVAIQDGDVVTSQNYRLGTLRLQEMLDKFHTPSSTARQIMSRQIDRAVGQIVRQLPEARPGTSTELVVLGADMRFAAQEIAGECVPRDFTEVNVEALAELTDRMLGMNEDELMREYHLALPDAETLGPALLANLSLARVLGLSRVLVSDVNLRDGLLLDLAATRVWTEQAGRQVINSAVELGRKFDFDERHATHVASLAARLFDLMQREHLLDRRYRMILRLASLLYAIGQYVGTTGYHKHSMYLIQNSDLFGLGKKELLLVALVARYHRRASPKPSHQYISSLDRRERVVVAKLAAMLRIAIALDESHSRRITEFQVLWEKNRMLITVDDVDDLSLEQLAINQSGTLFEEVFGRRVLLRTASRERRP
- the pstB gene encoding phosphate ABC transporter ATP-binding protein PstB; this translates as MAQPNFGSELRSPADGMGAGLLGGGPAVSDDQSNDPQSRLEAIERGESFPADVHRATLEETHVLDIEEFNLWYGEKKALFDVSMGIALNKVTALIGPSGCGKSTLLRCVNRMNDLLDNVRIEGQMKLNGDSIYDPAVDVIELRKRMGMVFQKPNPFPMSIFENVVYPLRIDGERRRSLLEEVCERSLRGAALWDEVKDRLKESALGLSGGQQQRLCIARAIAAEPEVLLLDEPCSALDPVATGKIEDLIQELRGEYSILIVTHNMQQASRISDYTAFMYLGRMMEYGPTADIFTAPHLPETTAYVTGRFG
- the ppk1 gene encoding polyphosphate kinase 1, with the protein product MATEEKRYLNRELSWLEFNQRVLDEAADGEVPPLEQLKFLAITSSNLDEFYKVRVGGLQQLAHSGVAKRDPSGMTPSEQLSAIRERVAEMTRDQYGLFDSLMKLLAESRLTRVDHNNANPDQSRVLERLFSNEIYGVYTPMAVVDEAPFPRPTGGTMNLCVKLSVDPNRPFRDRPTDEPNDPAEPPSTEPQTRYAIIPFGTAGSRVITVPSDGGYSFILLEDAVRMFVERFFAGTPVVEVVAFRVTLDADLSVREDAASDLLGEMRGVLEARKESHCVRLEIEDNASEELVEFLQAGLRVDSADVLKIPGPLDLSAFFPVAEQRGFGHLRYPDWTSHPSPAIDPTRSIFETIADGDVLLYHPYESFSPVVRFIEEAAADPDVLAIKQTLYRTSRNSPIVAALALAAEAGKAVTAIVELKARFDEERNIARAEDLERAGVQVVYGVRGLKTHAKVCVVVRREPAGIRRYLHFGTGNYNEKTARIYSDASLLTCNDDLAADAISFFNAITGYSQPQQFRKLEAAPLGLRDRVRELIEAETHRARQGLKARIRVKLNAVVDPELIDALYEASTAGVKVDLNVRGVCCLRPGIPGLSENIRVVSIIDRYLEHARILQFHHGGDELFYISSADWMPRNLDRRVELLVPVERRTHRKRLSRILDLYFKENVKSRRLLSNGEYERVKSEGDPIRSQAILNDQAVERMRETEQARRTVFEPYRAAEN
- a CDS encoding DUF2254 domain-containing protein, with product MKTNVLYVVDVLRDSFWFLPIIAVLGTLSAAWGVLQIDEAIRLEDLRAFGWEPTSREAARLILTTLIGALVSVTGVVFSVLMLVLAQTSAQLGPRVIRTVIGSNIQQGTLAVLLGTTAFCLVTLRSIRDEFDSADPFLPEIALSISIVAFFFSIGMLIYFVHDVSRIIQVPHLIERISYELHKAITNRLSGNSRQAASEVGPSESFAMSTAITTKRSGYVQAYSREAIASIAEKENLRVRLDVRTGDFVTTERPFAEFLGDNSPSQDSIDKVRESLIVGPQGTPRDDIETSILQISEIGMRALSPGINDPRTAQMCLDRLTVALTELAGHGADAWRPPQEYRLVDEPSFDFDRMLNSAYGGILFYSAGFPPILQSLADGLECIAGKLVLDDALPAMRSFVEEMLDTIRREVPPGRFREAIVVQLKNLAEQLTPVKADQAEETPSGDDRHTSNGD
- a CDS encoding SixA phosphatase family protein codes for the protein MSDDTADLEWLIMRHAKASRDDETLSDFDRPLKDRGRREAPLMARQLAQAGLLPDLVLSSTSKRTRETTELFLNTLREVEDHEPEVRYLEDLYLADWTTHVNTIAAEGGVARRVLLIAHNPGLENLVTVLTGQACHLPTAAIAHVTLPVAAWAEFQRGEEVAGDNVVGVGQLEQLWTPKDLR
- a CDS encoding M50 family metallopeptidase, whose product is MIPSTDRNYDRSRNVAAGVLTGVALLPLCWLGMQVVHECGHVVGGVISGGTVTKVVMHPLTISRTDVSPNPRPLITLWAGPIVGSLIPLFVALAVPRRWIQTRHLSGFFAAYCLVANASYIGLGVFTPAGDAEMMLHHGSPRWLLGTFGAVGLIAGGIMFQRLGPYFGLARVLEIATWRGASIAWGLLLVIVITETLLSDPI
- a CDS encoding phosphate ABC transporter permease PstA; its protein translation is MAARNEPMLWLCSGALIACLAMILLLLAKIIYEGARTFWPGRIEAITVYMPEDGQPHELLGETVDQSTFILTRDFAKGLPAATQAVAMELLGKEDQARISQTLIRVDNKDVTGSPYRYVREFEIVDGSTSTPEWAVVAERYSWGRLIGIPIAFEARFERQPSADEEQLQQLAAFIDGNVYRLDEQQQATLSEIGESLRDRLAALRVENSKSFLDQYAAKTGAEAELSAVVDGGDPLPLAELPEGSTVDAIIKSTNGSAEAWERFSVLHDSIAERVHEQKRLGKFEIGELSQETEAARQEVLDAERETGQRADAIRGEAVEKIVFLDALEDSMESNDQLASAFTRRFGESRPQAAAAFSKLAKEANDEVEAAAEPVRAELKELLASLTGEARRAVDSYLETEKRLKFPNEEIVQKIESLKQMNEPYALVFEIAGGPGVPETVSAPIAEIIRAYPANQLTTQGRAGVYFSRWGEFLTTEPREANTEGGVLPAIWGTVAMTLVMTIAVVPFGVLAALYLREYAKGGVIVSIIRIAVNNLAGVPSIVFGVFGLGFLIYTIGSFIDGGPKEIGLRPWSGPIWIGVLLAWAVIFAGGVGLWFSVLRASWQSAGWTQRAILCGVIGVWATAVFGGLFVILGHVPFFDGFFRASPSPVFGGGGVLWASLTLALLTLPVVIVATEEALSAVPNTMREGSYACGASKWQTIKKIVLPRALPGILTGTILAVARGAGEVAPLMLVGAVKYAPELPIDTEPPFLHVERRFMHLGYHIFDVGMLSPDVEAAKPMVFTTTLLLITLVALLNVAAIWLRSKLRAKFKGNSF